One stretch of Saccharomonospora xinjiangensis XJ-54 DNA includes these proteins:
- a CDS encoding TerC/Alx family metal homeostasis membrane protein, which translates to MVFEEARVLDPVAVPAAAPESVGSPLLWAVSIAALVFLLVIDFAVTRRPHEVKLGEAVGWSVFYIVLPVLFGFWLWAAYGGTQSLEFFTGYVVEKSLSVDNLFVFMLLLTAFAVPEALHQRALLYGIVGALVLRGVFIAMGAALLQAGTWAFLLFGAILLATGGKILRDAVKGRQEQERDVSEMRSVRLLRSLMPVTDEYRGGKLSVVEGGRRMLTPLAVVVVALFATDVVFAVDSVPAVYGITEDPYLVFTTNAFALLGLRALYFVLRTTLSKLAHLDYGLALILVLIGLKLVLHWAHGIWPAVPEVPTLVSLLAIVVILGTVTLTSLHARRAALRRSSGD; encoded by the coding sequence ATGGTGTTCGAGGAGGCTCGTGTGCTTGACCCCGTCGCTGTTCCCGCCGCGGCACCGGAGTCGGTCGGATCGCCCCTGCTGTGGGCGGTCAGCATTGCCGCACTGGTGTTCCTGCTGGTCATCGACTTCGCCGTCACCCGCCGTCCGCACGAGGTGAAACTCGGGGAGGCGGTGGGCTGGTCGGTGTTCTACATCGTCCTGCCCGTGCTGTTCGGTTTCTGGTTGTGGGCGGCCTACGGTGGCACGCAGTCGCTGGAGTTCTTCACCGGCTACGTGGTGGAGAAGTCGCTGTCCGTGGACAACCTCTTCGTGTTCATGCTGTTGCTGACCGCGTTCGCGGTGCCGGAGGCGCTTCACCAGCGCGCGCTGCTGTACGGGATCGTCGGGGCGCTCGTGTTGCGCGGTGTGTTCATCGCGATGGGTGCGGCCCTCCTCCAGGCGGGCACGTGGGCGTTCCTGCTGTTCGGGGCCATCCTGCTCGCCACGGGAGGCAAGATCCTCCGGGACGCGGTGAAGGGACGGCAGGAGCAGGAACGTGACGTGTCCGAGATGCGCTCGGTGCGGCTACTGCGCAGCCTGATGCCGGTGACCGACGAGTACCGGGGCGGCAAGCTCAGCGTCGTGGAGGGCGGGCGCCGGATGCTCACACCGCTCGCCGTGGTGGTCGTGGCGCTGTTCGCCACCGACGTCGTGTTCGCGGTGGACTCCGTTCCGGCCGTCTACGGCATCACCGAGGACCCGTACCTGGTCTTCACGACCAACGCGTTCGCCCTGCTGGGGCTGCGCGCGTTGTACTTCGTGCTGCGCACGACGCTGAGCAAACTCGCGCACCTCGACTATGGTCTCGCTCTCATCCTGGTGCTGATCGGCCTCAAACTGGTGCTGCACTGGGCGCACGGCATCTGGCCTGCCGTTCCGGAGGTGCCGACCCTGGTGTCGCTGCTGGCGATCGTGGTGATCCTCGGGACCGTCACACTGACCAGCCTGCACGCCCGCCGCGCGGCGCTGAGGCGGTCGTCCGGCGACTGA
- a CDS encoding MarR family winged helix-turn-helix transcriptional regulator gives MTRPEPPAIAERELCGLVNGLARQIADHVRKRAATLGLTAAQATALREMTGPMTLSELAERTNCEPSNTTFVVDKLEGAGIVRRSPHPTDRRAKQLVLTPEGVELRERLIALLTEESPLGALSRQQQELLHELLDTAVARRR, from the coding sequence ATGACGAGACCGGAACCACCGGCCATTGCGGAGCGCGAACTGTGCGGGTTGGTGAACGGGCTTGCTCGCCAGATCGCCGACCACGTTCGCAAACGCGCGGCCACACTCGGTCTCACGGCGGCGCAGGCGACGGCACTGCGGGAGATGACCGGCCCGATGACCTTGAGCGAGCTGGCCGAACGCACCAACTGCGAGCCGTCCAACACCACGTTCGTCGTGGACAAGCTGGAAGGTGCGGGCATCGTGCGACGCAGCCCGCACCCCACCGACCGGCGTGCGAAGCAGCTCGTTCTCACGCCGGAGGGCGTCGAGCTCAGGGAACGGCTCATCGCGCTGCTGACCGAGGAGTCACCGCTCGGGGCGTTGAGCCGCCAGCAGCAGGAACTTCTGCATGAGTTGCTCGACACGGCCGTGGCGCGGCGCCGATGA
- a CDS encoding M56 family metallopeptidase has product MTLALGLLAAAIVIGVAAPAYLRLAVTPRVRPGLALAGWASSVLAVSLLVPAAGLLLAFPAGSGLDGLIGMANTCVNAVLSRGEVVWADIARLGGAAVLLGMTVRVIAVALVTLRRHRRDRREHVTLLRAVGHADGRVLWIETPVPVAYSVGGRDATIVATRGVARLSAPERDAVLAHEQAHLRGRHHLLVLLADIAAVALPFIPLFRLAPDAVRVLVELAADADAARRHGPGPVRSALLSVTAGQAPNTALAMSRDAVDARLLWLENSHLATRRMPVRAGYALATVVTTVPALLAVAAVAALVTLYCLVAAG; this is encoded by the coding sequence GTGACACTCGCGCTCGGCCTCCTGGCCGCGGCCATCGTGATCGGTGTCGCCGCGCCCGCGTATCTCCGCCTCGCCGTCACGCCGAGGGTCCGGCCCGGTCTCGCGCTCGCCGGGTGGGCGAGTTCGGTGCTCGCGGTGTCGCTGCTCGTCCCGGCAGCCGGGCTGCTGCTGGCCTTCCCCGCCGGCTCCGGCCTCGACGGACTCATCGGGATGGCGAACACCTGCGTGAACGCCGTCCTCTCGCGGGGTGAGGTGGTGTGGGCCGACATCGCGCGGCTCGGTGGTGCCGCCGTGCTGCTCGGAATGACGGTGAGGGTGATCGCCGTCGCGCTCGTCACACTGCGGCGGCACCGCCGCGACCGGCGGGAGCATGTCACGCTGCTGCGGGCGGTCGGCCACGCCGACGGCCGGGTGTTGTGGATCGAGACGCCCGTCCCCGTCGCCTACAGCGTCGGGGGACGCGACGCGACCATCGTGGCCACGCGCGGTGTCGCCCGGCTCTCGGCTCCGGAGCGGGATGCCGTGCTGGCTCACGAGCAGGCACATCTGCGGGGACGGCATCATCTCCTCGTCCTGCTCGCCGACATCGCCGCCGTCGCGTTGCCGTTCATCCCGCTCTTCCGGCTCGCGCCCGACGCCGTGCGTGTGCTGGTGGAGCTGGCCGCCGACGCCGACGCCGCGCGCCGTCACGGGCCGGGGCCGGTGCGGTCCGCCCTGCTGTCGGTCACGGCGGGACAGGCGCCGAACACGGCGCTGGCGATGTCGCGGGACGCGGTCGATGCCCGGTTGCTGTGGTTGGAGAACAGCCACCTCGCGACACGGAGAATGCCGGTGCGGGCGGGTTACGCGCTGGCCACGGTGGTCACCACGGTGCCTGCACTGCTGGCCGTCGCGGCCGTCGCGGCACTGGTCACCCTCTACTGCCTTGTCGCGGCGGGTTGA
- a CDS encoding PIG-L family deacetylase, whose translation MTGIVFHVSGHPDDVLLFRGSHLWNDLTWTDMKTVVVVTTAGDAGFENGWWQAREAGLVEACRVAGGGAAKPEVITVKGHTATHAVTRYLSPTWRCYFLRLPDGNLDGNGFPTTKNQSLPKLRDGKISGIDSVASGGASLASQHYSSWIEVVDTLHGILTAERQGSDTVHPWVNASDYDRKRDSGSHPDHYATGDALQTFVHADGYYRAWWLSYRTDGRPPNLSGAEYDHKRKLYYSYVEKVKQLYGGDPPCDFDGEWARWGKRCYWNEEKS comes from the coding sequence ATGACCGGGATCGTGTTCCATGTCAGCGGGCATCCCGACGACGTGTTGCTGTTCAGGGGAAGTCACCTGTGGAACGACCTCACCTGGACGGACATGAAGACGGTCGTGGTGGTGACCACCGCAGGCGACGCGGGTTTCGAGAACGGCTGGTGGCAGGCCCGTGAAGCCGGTCTCGTGGAAGCCTGCCGGGTGGCCGGTGGCGGCGCGGCGAAACCGGAGGTGATCACGGTCAAGGGGCACACGGCGACGCACGCGGTGACGCGGTACCTCTCCCCGACCTGGCGGTGCTACTTCCTGCGCCTTCCTGACGGGAACCTGGACGGCAACGGCTTTCCCACGACGAAGAACCAGAGCCTGCCGAAGCTTCGTGACGGCAAGATCAGCGGCATCGACAGCGTGGCCTCGGGCGGGGCGTCCCTCGCGTCCCAGCACTACTCGTCCTGGATCGAGGTCGTGGACACACTGCACGGCATCCTCACGGCCGAGCGTCAGGGCAGCGACACCGTGCACCCCTGGGTGAACGCATCGGACTACGACCGGAAACGCGATTCCGGCAGCCATCCCGACCACTACGCCACCGGCGACGCGCTCCAGACTTTCGTGCACGCCGACGGCTACTACCGGGCGTGGTGGTTGTCCTACCGCACCGACGGGCGTCCCCCCAACCTCTCGGGTGCCGAGTACGACCACAAGCGCAAGCTCTACTACTCCTACGTGGAGAAGGTGAAGCAGCTCTACGGCGGCGACCCGCCGTGCGACTTCGACGGCGAGTGGGCCAGGTGGGGCAAGCGGTGCTACTGGAACGAGGAGAAGTCCTGA
- a CDS encoding cytochrome c biogenesis CcdA family protein codes for MIEIGLLGAFLGGVLSLVSPCSALLLPSFFAYAFDSAGTLARRTTVFYAGLLVVLVPLGAGVGAIGALLTRYRGIATLVGGSVLLLLGVAMILGLGFGSAAAQRATSRIRISSSASVFALGTVYALAGFCSGPLLGSVLTVSAAGGDPVYGGALLALYALGMAAPLFVLALAWDRFDLGGQRWLRGRELRIGPLRTHSTSLVSGLLFIGVGLLFLLTDGTANLGGLTGVDTQFSMQVWLRDLAAAVTDGAVLLGVTLAALLVLVVRLIRRRGTARAGEEPEPLTARQSSGEGEGTPSPDASGEGR; via the coding sequence ATGATCGAAATCGGACTACTCGGCGCTTTCCTCGGCGGTGTCCTGAGCCTCGTCAGCCCGTGCTCAGCCCTGCTTCTTCCGTCCTTCTTCGCCTACGCCTTCGACAGCGCAGGCACGCTGGCCCGGCGGACCACGGTGTTCTACGCCGGGCTTCTCGTCGTGCTCGTCCCGCTCGGCGCGGGCGTCGGCGCGATCGGCGCACTGCTCACGCGCTATCGGGGCATCGCCACCCTGGTAGGGGGCTCCGTCCTGCTCCTGCTCGGCGTCGCGATGATCCTCGGGCTCGGGTTCGGCTCGGCTGCGGCCCAGCGCGCCACCTCACGTATCCGGATCTCGTCGAGCGCGTCGGTGTTCGCACTCGGCACCGTCTACGCGCTGGCCGGTTTCTGCTCGGGACCGCTGCTCGGGAGCGTGCTGACGGTCTCGGCCGCCGGTGGTGACCCCGTCTACGGCGGCGCGCTGCTGGCGCTGTACGCGCTGGGGATGGCGGCGCCACTGTTCGTCCTGGCGCTGGCGTGGGATCGCTTCGACCTCGGCGGTCAGCGGTGGCTGCGCGGACGCGAACTGCGGATCGGCCCCCTGCGCACCCACTCCACCAGCCTGGTGTCCGGCCTGCTGTTCATCGGGGTCGGCCTGCTCTTCCTCCTCACCGACGGCACGGCGAACCTGGGCGGGCTCACCGGCGTCGATACCCAGTTCTCGATGCAGGTGTGGTTGCGCGATCTGGCCGCCGCTGTCACCGACGGCGCCGTGCTACTCGGCGTGACGCTGGCGGCGCTGCTGGTGCTGGTGGTACGCCTGATCCGGCGGCGCGGGACAGCGCGGGCGGGCGAGGAGCCGGAGCCCCTCACGGCGCGGCAGTCGAGCGGAGAAGGCGAAGGTACTCCCTCACCGGACGCCTCCGGTGAGGGCCGGTGA
- a CDS encoding DsbA family protein: protein MSAPSRRDTSKRDGILIAVLIIVAVGLIVHLATGRSGDDPATAAGQQEQQAQRESTGADPLADLPRREPGDPMALGEPGAPVTMVMYEDYRCPFCAKFSTDIAPELIERYVDRGVLRMEWRDLPIFGEQSLAAARAGRAAAEQGRFWEFTEAVYAASPDRGHPDLTPGKLRDFAQQAGVADLDRFSSALDSTRYDADIEADMQEGTTIGVSSTPTFIINGKPVLGAQPLDTFVSVIEEAAAGS from the coding sequence ATGTCCGCACCATCACGGCGGGACACGTCCAAGCGGGACGGGATCCTCATCGCCGTCCTGATCATCGTCGCGGTGGGCCTGATCGTCCACCTCGCCACCGGCAGGTCGGGCGACGACCCCGCGACGGCGGCGGGCCAGCAGGAGCAGCAGGCTCAGCGGGAATCGACCGGTGCCGACCCGCTCGCCGACCTCCCGAGGAGGGAGCCGGGCGACCCCATGGCTCTCGGCGAGCCCGGCGCACCGGTGACGATGGTCATGTACGAGGACTACCGCTGCCCCTTCTGCGCGAAGTTCAGCACCGACATCGCCCCCGAACTCATCGAGCGCTACGTCGATCGCGGTGTGCTCCGCATGGAGTGGCGTGATCTGCCCATCTTCGGAGAGCAGTCGCTCGCCGCCGCGCGAGCGGGCAGGGCCGCCGCGGAGCAGGGACGCTTCTGGGAGTTCACCGAGGCTGTCTACGCGGCCTCGCCCGACCGCGGTCACCCCGACCTCACCCCCGGGAAACTCCGGGATTTCGCGCAGCAGGCCGGAGTCGCCGACCTCGACCGGTTCTCCTCGGCGCTGGACTCGACCCGCTACGACGCCGACATCGAGGCTGACATGCAAGAAGGGACCACGATCGGGGTGTCGAGCACACCGACATTCATCATCAACGGCAAACCCGTTCTCGGCGCGCAGCCACTCGACACTTTCGTGTCCGTGATCGAGGAGGCAGCCGCCGGATCATGA
- a CDS encoding MBL fold metallo-hydrolase yields the protein MSRTKGTTTMNNAVRDLTERLRRPASMRSLRLGDTTVTYVPDGAVRLTPRFFPGIPQHVWDEAPEYLDESGNLVASIGGLLVERGDRALLIDAGFGPQSLPADDRNPHGAIHGGALLDNLAVLGRTPGDIEAVAITHLHIDHLGWAWHPAPGGTRPVFTGADYLVAEPEWTHRHLVVEHGTSREMLGILETRVRTVSDGEEIFPDVRVRITPGHTAGHTAYIISGGGQRLIAFGDALHTPIQIGHPEWSAISDHDPALATGFRRRLVAELSEPGTIGFGIHFADVVFGQVKPGGVSGDEPAWQPVA from the coding sequence GTGTCACGAACGAAGGGGACGACCACCATGAACAACGCCGTGCGCGACCTGACCGAGCGGCTGCGCAGACCCGCGAGCATGCGTTCGCTGCGGCTGGGTGACACGACGGTGACGTACGTGCCGGACGGCGCGGTGCGGTTGACCCCGCGGTTCTTCCCCGGCATCCCTCAGCATGTGTGGGACGAGGCCCCCGAGTACCTCGACGAATCCGGCAACCTGGTGGCCAGCATCGGTGGGTTGCTCGTCGAGCGAGGAGACCGCGCACTGCTGATCGACGCGGGCTTCGGCCCCCAGTCGTTGCCGGCCGACGACCGCAACCCACATGGCGCCATCCACGGTGGCGCGCTGCTGGACAATCTGGCCGTTCTCGGCCGGACACCCGGCGACATCGAGGCGGTGGCCATCACCCACCTGCACATCGACCACCTCGGCTGGGCATGGCATCCCGCGCCGGGCGGCACCCGGCCCGTCTTCACCGGAGCCGACTACCTCGTCGCCGAGCCGGAATGGACCCACCGCCACCTCGTGGTGGAGCACGGCACCAGCAGGGAGATGCTTGGCATCCTCGAAACGCGGGTGCGGACGGTGTCCGACGGTGAGGAGATCTTCCCGGACGTCCGCGTCAGGATCACGCCAGGACACACCGCGGGGCACACGGCATACATCATCAGCGGGGGCGGGCAGCGGCTGATCGCCTTCGGGGACGCCCTGCACACACCCATCCAGATCGGCCACCCTGAGTGGTCGGCCATCTCGGACCACGACCCGGCACTCGCCACGGGATTCCGCCGCCGCCTGGTGGCCGAACTGTCGGAGCCCGGCACGATCGGGTTCGGCATCCACTTCGCCGACGTCGTGTTCGGGCAGGTCAAGCCTGGCGGTGTGTCAGGCGACGAACCGGCATGGCAGCCCGTCGCCTGA
- a CDS encoding BlaI/MecI/CopY family transcriptional regulator has protein sequence MRGLGELEAKVMDVLWSADEPLRVREVLERLTTDRPLAYTTVMTVLDNLHGKGYAQRNKTGRAYEYTAASSREEAGARLLREVLYSSGEAKQVLLHFAETATPEESAILRRALRKGKPS, from the coding sequence ATGCGCGGTCTCGGGGAACTCGAAGCCAAGGTGATGGACGTGCTGTGGTCGGCGGACGAACCACTGCGGGTGCGTGAGGTGCTCGAACGGCTGACCACCGACCGGCCGCTGGCCTACACGACGGTGATGACCGTGCTGGACAACCTCCACGGCAAGGGCTATGCGCAGCGGAACAAGACCGGCCGCGCGTACGAGTACACCGCGGCCTCCTCGCGCGAGGAGGCCGGTGCCCGGCTGCTGAGGGAGGTCCTCTACTCCAGCGGGGAGGCGAAACAGGTGCTGCTCCACTTCGCCGAGACCGCGACGCCCGAGGAGTCCGCCATCCTCCGGCGCGCGCTACGGAAGGGGAAACCGTCGTGA
- a CDS encoding outer membrane protein assembly factor BamB family protein, with the protein MVLVVTASAVLAACGGAPGDAGDAGDRGHEPGQGLPIPDVSTTSRAATPPPGDLAASGPGDAPPLWMGPFDDVPRAGGGMFVGLVFPADDEADLSITGVAADGTTRWAVRTNPSCVGYGLTRVADTPAAVVLASDADNREGKVATRTSANAFDVRDGSRLWGPTPVPGPMVGPGLIFGKNTPSIVGGQQGERVMLAASSGAPVTPPSGDAVAVYEHHGTGLFSEDGVLTAIDTTTAEVRWSSATVSPPSRSGHSGGKYRVELLDAASASTGDVVALRWTPEDGGRDGGGEGDDDSGAETVLHDLRTGAVIATLGDQPEPRTIVDAGKGTVVVSGLDRFRTTLAFDLGTGKRLWRDDSSLDLTLAHAGTAYGTRAGRSVAVDVRTGKTVADGEWAVPVAAENGVLVAPLPQPQERQARVTERTEGSGPGYVAHEQR; encoded by the coding sequence GTGGTCCTGGTAGTGACGGCGTCGGCGGTGCTGGCGGCATGCGGCGGCGCCCCCGGCGACGCAGGTGATGCCGGCGACCGTGGCCACGAACCGGGGCAGGGTCTGCCGATCCCGGACGTCAGTACCACATCACGCGCGGCGACTCCCCCGCCCGGTGATCTCGCCGCCTCCGGTCCCGGCGACGCACCCCCGCTCTGGATGGGCCCGTTCGACGACGTGCCGAGGGCCGGTGGCGGCATGTTCGTCGGCCTCGTCTTCCCCGCCGACGACGAAGCCGACCTGTCCATCACCGGAGTGGCCGCCGACGGAACCACCCGGTGGGCGGTGCGGACCAATCCCTCGTGCGTCGGCTACGGCCTGACGCGGGTCGCCGACACCCCCGCGGCCGTGGTGCTCGCGAGCGACGCCGACAACCGCGAGGGCAAGGTGGCGACACGGACCTCGGCCAACGCCTTCGACGTGCGGGACGGCAGCAGGCTGTGGGGGCCCACGCCGGTTCCAGGGCCGATGGTGGGCCCAGGGCTGATCTTCGGCAAGAACACGCCGTCGATCGTCGGAGGACAGCAGGGCGAGCGCGTCATGCTCGCAGCAAGCTCCGGCGCCCCGGTCACACCACCGTCCGGCGACGCCGTTGCGGTCTACGAACACCACGGCACGGGCTTGTTCAGCGAGGACGGTGTCCTCACGGCGATCGACACCACCACGGCCGAGGTGAGGTGGAGTTCCGCCACCGTGTCACCGCCGTCCCGCTCCGGGCACTCCGGCGGGAAGTACCGGGTGGAGTTGCTCGACGCGGCCTCCGCCTCCACCGGTGACGTCGTCGCGCTGCGCTGGACCCCAGAGGACGGCGGCCGGGACGGCGGCGGAGAAGGCGACGACGACAGCGGTGCGGAGACCGTGCTGCACGACCTGCGCACCGGTGCCGTGATCGCCACCCTCGGCGATCAGCCGGAGCCGCGGACGATCGTGGACGCGGGCAAGGGGACGGTCGTCGTCTCCGGACTCGACCGGTTCCGCACGACCCTGGCATTCGATCTCGGCACCGGAAAGCGGTTGTGGCGCGACGACAGCTCACTCGACCTCACGCTCGCACATGCCGGCACGGCATACGGCACCCGCGCGGGACGGTCGGTGGCCGTTGACGTCCGCACGGGCAAGACCGTGGCCGATGGCGAGTGGGCCGTTCCGGTGGCGGCCGAGAACGGCGTGCTCGTGGCACCGCTACCGCAGCCGCAGGAACGCCAGGCGCGCGTGACCGAGCGCACCGAGGGCAGCGGACCCGGCTACGTCGCGCACGAGCAGCGCTGA
- a CDS encoding MFS transporter yields the protein MTSTRTSLAERRTGGHWPGTVTVALIATVTVMPGFTVGALAGAMEHDLRASPSTLGLAMSAFYAATALGSPFTKRLAARLPVPWVLGASTVAASAVLFTVSRTSNLAVLVSALVAGGFTNGLVQPAAGRLIAARTPPHRRSLAAGLLGAALGAATLVPGLLVALVLQPYGWRTAMAVAGAIALVPVVFVGFTRIPPSPLPVHRDVEGDGARPPNVGRVLVLWSLAAALSAIGNNAVASYFVQLGTQSGTSIAVAGNLLSLSAILAIAVRLVTGALADRTPHRNPAVITGMMFTGSAGLALIAIETPATFVLGAVLAFSAGWGWTGLLLSTTLRLVPGRAENAGHTVQVGVYTGATIAPFAFGAISAVLTFSIAALAAAAAGLAGAAAMAAGARELRGRQRSSPSPQGTR from the coding sequence ATGACATCGACACGAACCTCCCTCGCCGAACGGCGAACCGGAGGACATTGGCCGGGGACCGTCACGGTGGCACTGATCGCGACGGTGACGGTCATGCCTGGCTTCACCGTCGGAGCGCTCGCCGGGGCGATGGAGCACGACCTCCGCGCCTCACCCAGCACTCTCGGTCTGGCGATGAGCGCCTTCTACGCCGCCACCGCGCTGGGCTCCCCCTTCACCAAGCGCCTCGCCGCGCGCCTTCCCGTTCCGTGGGTTCTCGGTGCCTCGACCGTAGCCGCGTCGGCCGTGTTGTTCACGGTGTCGAGAACGAGCAATCTCGCGGTGCTGGTGTCGGCGCTCGTGGCCGGCGGGTTCACCAATGGTCTGGTCCAACCGGCGGCAGGCCGCCTCATCGCGGCGCGGACTCCGCCACACCGCCGGTCCCTGGCCGCCGGTCTCCTCGGCGCCGCGCTGGGGGCGGCGACACTCGTCCCCGGCCTGCTCGTCGCACTGGTGCTCCAGCCGTACGGATGGCGGACGGCGATGGCCGTCGCCGGCGCCATCGCCCTGGTGCCCGTGGTGTTCGTCGGGTTCACCCGTATCCCGCCGTCGCCCCTGCCCGTCCACCGGGACGTCGAAGGCGACGGTGCCCGCCCACCGAACGTGGGCCGCGTGCTCGTCCTCTGGTCACTGGCCGCTGCCCTGTCCGCGATCGGCAACAACGCGGTGGCCTCGTACTTCGTCCAGCTCGGAACACAGTCCGGGACGAGCATCGCGGTCGCGGGCAACCTGTTGTCCCTCAGCGCGATTCTCGCCATCGCCGTCCGGCTCGTCACGGGGGCACTCGCCGACAGGACGCCACACCGCAACCCGGCGGTGATCACCGGGATGATGTTCACCGGGTCCGCCGGGCTCGCCCTGATCGCGATCGAGACCCCGGCGACGTTCGTCCTCGGCGCGGTGCTGGCGTTCTCGGCCGGATGGGGCTGGACGGGACTTCTGCTGTCCACGACGCTGCGGCTGGTTCCCGGCAGGGCGGAGAACGCGGGGCACACCGTCCAGGTCGGTGTCTACACGGGAGCGACCATCGCGCCGTTCGCCTTCGGAGCGATCTCCGCGGTACTCACCTTCTCCATCGCCGCGCTCGCCGCCGCCGCCGCGGGACTCGCCGGTGCCGCCGCGATGGCCGCGGGTGCCCGTGAGCTTCGCGGACGGCAGCGCAGCTCACCGAGTCCGCAGGGCACTCGGTGA
- a CDS encoding trimeric intracellular cation channel family protein, giving the protein MLHSPVILALDLLGTFAFGLNGALTATRAARLDLVGVLVLGMMTALGGGILRDILINVPPTTFGDVRYLAVAAGGALVAFLLSVELERYVRLITVFDAIGLSVFCVTGASKALDAGLGSVQAVLLGVITAVGGGTLRDVVVQRVPTVLTSDFYAVPALIGAVLAVAAAGIGAPGLVGALVPAAVAFAIRMLGVRYGLRVPRPRTTRSRRSRRRSSGGEDTGLDTGGAHDG; this is encoded by the coding sequence GTGCTCCACTCCCCTGTGATCCTCGCCCTCGACCTGCTCGGCACGTTCGCGTTCGGGCTCAACGGCGCGCTCACCGCCACGAGAGCCGCCCGCCTCGACCTGGTGGGTGTGCTGGTTCTCGGCATGATGACGGCTCTCGGCGGCGGGATACTCAGGGACATTCTGATCAACGTGCCGCCCACGACCTTCGGTGACGTGCGATACCTCGCCGTGGCCGCGGGCGGGGCGCTGGTGGCGTTCCTGCTGAGCGTGGAACTGGAGCGCTACGTCCGGCTCATCACCGTTTTCGACGCCATCGGGTTGAGCGTGTTCTGCGTCACCGGAGCGAGCAAGGCGCTCGACGCCGGACTCGGCTCCGTGCAGGCCGTGCTGCTCGGTGTGATCACCGCCGTCGGCGGCGGAACCCTGCGCGACGTCGTGGTGCAGCGGGTACCGACGGTGCTGACGAGCGACTTCTACGCCGTCCCCGCCCTCATCGGCGCCGTACTCGCGGTGGCAGCGGCAGGCATCGGAGCACCCGGGCTCGTCGGCGCGCTCGTGCCCGCCGCGGTGGCCTTCGCCATCCGCATGCTCGGAGTCCGCTACGGCCTCCGCGTGCCCCGCCCGCGAACGACGCGATCCCGGCGTTCTCGACGGCGGAGTTCCGGCGGTGAGGACACCGGCCTGGACACCGGCGGCGCCCATGACGGCTGA
- a CDS encoding helix-turn-helix transcriptional regulator translates to MAAEADDGVLLHREFGGEGREVRPCSASSASIAATRSLRVRRIVPFDAAIWQATDPDTGLATAPMRAENLGEDGCAVYWNNEFLAETVTTFRELANADVPVAGLWETTGGEPQRSAVHRTFLRPRGLDDELRAVLRADGQWWGQVSLYRAEGRRPFTRADLSVVAGLTTALGARLRSFALPPAAMAEDRGPGLLLFDAAGTLLSINDEGRAFLAELPPGPSSATAFGVAVPAWVHNTAARAVNGDTTRVRARDRHGRWLVVHASALRGAGTGPSQCVVVVEPAKAGDVACLIAAAYGLTDRELEVTQLLARGLSTAQLARRLVLSQHTVRDHVKSVFAKTGVSSRGELVALLYTEHYRPLNPGTRVRVWDADARN, encoded by the coding sequence ATGGCGGCGGAGGCGGACGACGGGGTCCTCCTCCACCGCGAATTCGGCGGCGAGGGCAGGGAGGTCCGGCCGTGCTCGGCGAGTTCCGCCTCCATCGCCGCCACGAGGTCGCTGAGGGTGCGCCGCATCGTGCCGTTCGATGCCGCGATCTGGCAGGCGACCGACCCCGACACTGGGTTGGCCACCGCCCCGATGCGCGCGGAGAACCTCGGCGAGGACGGGTGCGCCGTGTACTGGAACAACGAGTTCCTCGCCGAGACGGTCACCACGTTCCGTGAACTGGCCAACGCGGACGTGCCGGTCGCCGGGTTGTGGGAGACCACGGGGGGCGAGCCGCAGCGCAGCGCCGTCCACCGCACCTTTCTCCGCCCCCGTGGGCTGGACGACGAACTGCGCGCGGTCCTGCGTGCCGATGGGCAGTGGTGGGGGCAGGTCAGTCTCTACAGGGCCGAGGGCAGGCGGCCGTTCACCCGTGCCGACCTGTCCGTCGTCGCGGGGCTGACGACCGCGCTGGGCGCGCGGCTGAGGTCGTTCGCCCTGCCACCGGCCGCGATGGCCGAGGACCGCGGCCCCGGTCTCTTGCTCTTCGACGCAGCGGGAACCCTGCTATCCATCAACGACGAAGGCCGCGCGTTCCTTGCCGAGTTGCCGCCGGGGCCGTCCTCGGCGACAGCGTTCGGCGTGGCGGTGCCAGCCTGGGTTCACAACACGGCCGCGCGCGCCGTGAACGGAGACACCACGCGGGTGCGTGCTCGTGACCGGCATGGCCGGTGGCTGGTCGTACACGCCTCCGCGTTGCGTGGCGCGGGGACGGGGCCGAGCCAGTGCGTCGTGGTCGTGGAACCCGCGAAGGCCGGTGACGTGGCGTGCCTGATCGCCGCGGCGTACGGGCTGACCGATCGGGAACTGGAGGTCACCCAGTTGCTCGCGCGGGGACTGTCCACCGCGCAACTGGCGCGCCGCCTCGTCCTCTCGCAGCACACCGTCCGCGACCACGTGAAGTCGGTCTTCGCCAAGACCGGGGTGTCGAGCAGGGGCGAGTTGGTCGCCCTGCTCTACACCGAGCACTACCGCCCACTGAACCCCGGGACCCGAGTCAGGGTGTGGGACGCCGACGCACGCAACTGA